A genomic window from Patescibacteria group bacterium includes:
- a CDS encoding pitrilysin family protein, giving the protein MNIKHRLSNNVRVLLSPLKDTQTVTVLVIFAVGSRYEQKRINGISHFIEHMMFKGTKKRPNSLAISKELDATGASYNAYTSKDVTGYWVKISADKLELALDIVSDMLYNSKFDAKEITREKTVICEELRMYRDNPVMHIDTVLEQLMFEGSSLGWDIGGEDPIIMALNRKDMVEFRDAHYSGGNVVVGIAGNVDEQKALSLSKKYFGKAFKKEGEAAFEVYSRLQASRAKAIIYHKETEQIQLMLGFHAYPYGHVDREAVELLATILGGTMSSRLFISIREKHGLCYSIHASHESYHDTGVFSVQSGLDKSRLEKAIPLILAELKKVRERGVTAQELKRSKDYKKGKLAISFEDSSNVVSWYARQEVLTGATLTPEQKLKLFNKVTQKDIMRVAKNLFQTGNINLALIGPYRDAAPFEKLLKL; this is encoded by the coding sequence ATGAATATAAAGCATCGTCTTTCCAATAACGTCCGTGTTCTTCTTTCTCCCCTCAAAGACACACAAACAGTTACCGTGTTGGTTATTTTTGCGGTTGGATCCCGCTATGAGCAGAAACGGATAAACGGCATTTCGCATTTTATTGAGCACATGATGTTCAAGGGTACGAAAAAACGCCCCAATTCGTTAGCGATTTCCAAGGAGCTTGATGCAACGGGCGCATCATATAATGCGTATACGTCAAAAGATGTTACCGGATACTGGGTGAAGATCAGCGCGGATAAGCTTGAACTTGCTCTCGACATTGTCTCTGATATGCTCTACAACTCAAAATTCGATGCAAAAGAAATCACACGCGAAAAAACAGTGATCTGTGAAGAATTGCGCATGTATCGTGATAACCCCGTCATGCACATCGACACTGTGTTAGAGCAACTCATGTTTGAGGGTTCAAGCTTGGGGTGGGATATCGGCGGGGAAGACCCCATTATCATGGCGTTAAATCGCAAAGATATGGTGGAGTTTCGTGATGCGCATTATTCCGGCGGAAATGTGGTTGTTGGTATTGCCGGTAATGTTGATGAACAAAAAGCATTGTCGCTATCAAAAAAATATTTTGGAAAAGCATTCAAAAAAGAAGGAGAAGCCGCATTTGAAGTATATTCCCGATTGCAAGCGTCAAGGGCGAAAGCGATTATCTACCACAAAGAAACGGAACAGATTCAACTTATGCTCGGCTTTCATGCCTACCCCTATGGACATGTCGATCGGGAAGCAGTTGAATTGCTTGCAACGATTCTTGGCGGCACCATGAGCTCGCGCCTGTTTATTTCCATACGGGAAAAGCATGGTCTTTGTTATTCAATTCACGCGAGCCACGAGAGCTATCATGACACGGGCGTATTTTCCGTGCAATCGGGATTGGATAAATCGCGGCTTGAAAAAGCAATCCCTCTTATTCTTGCCGAACTCAAAAAAGTCCGAGAAAGAGGTGTGACAGCTCAGGAGCTGAAGCGCAGTAAGGATTATAAAAAAGGAAAGCTCGCCATCAGCTTTGAAGATTCTTCGAATGTCGTGTCGTGGTATGCGCGCCAGGAAGTGCTTACTGGCGCGACACTTACACCGGAACAAAAATTAAAGCTTTTCAATAAGGTTACCCAGAAAGATATCATGCGTGTTGCAAAGAATCTGTTTCAGACAGGAAATATTAATCTCGCACTGATCGGACCGTATAGGGATGCAGCACCGTTCGAGAAGCTATTGAAGTTGTAA
- a CDS encoding ATPase, T2SS/T4P/T4SS family, translating into MDTAQTLAFRKLLTESIKKEASDLHISVGSRPMIRIDGSLHDMEEEDIFTEDSIKSIVESVLSAAERESLEQKRDYVLVKVFDNKIRTKIHFFYQEGFLTLSIRFLSLNPVTLHELNMPQVITKLSALTHGLIIVAGRYGSGRTTLAVSLLEEINRTRVEHILTLERPIEYNLVSNKSIVDQQEVGRDVKSFEDGLASLDDEDVDVLLVSELSSAECTRSVLEHANAGMLVIVIIDTDSANRAIERLIAMFPVQEQDYARQLVTGTLQAVVVQALVPQMGGGRIPVHEILLNNASVRSFILSNRLQQLGNVIASSRAEGMLSFDTELASLVRSQKVSLEHAQEIARSRDVFDSLVKGYIK; encoded by the coding sequence AGCGACCTTCATATTAGTGTTGGTTCGCGGCCAATGATCCGTATTGATGGCTCACTCCATGATATGGAAGAAGAAGACATTTTTACTGAAGATTCAATTAAATCAATTGTTGAGTCGGTGCTTTCTGCTGCCGAACGCGAGAGCCTGGAGCAGAAACGCGATTATGTCCTGGTAAAAGTGTTCGACAATAAAATCAGAACGAAAATCCATTTTTTTTATCAAGAAGGTTTTTTGACACTCTCGATTCGCTTTCTTTCGTTGAACCCCGTGACTCTCCATGAGCTTAATATGCCGCAGGTTATTACAAAACTTTCGGCATTAACGCATGGGCTCATCATTGTGGCAGGGCGGTATGGTTCGGGTAGGACTACGCTTGCCGTATCGCTTTTGGAGGAAATCAACCGTACGCGCGTGGAGCATATTCTTACGCTTGAGCGGCCGATTGAATATAATCTTGTGAGCAACAAAAGCATTGTCGATCAGCAGGAGGTTGGCCGCGATGTAAAAAGCTTTGAAGACGGACTCGCAAGCCTTGACGATGAGGATGTTGACGTACTACTTGTGAGCGAACTCTCATCCGCTGAATGTACGCGCTCGGTGCTGGAGCATGCAAATGCCGGCATGCTTGTGATTGTCATTATTGATACCGATTCGGCAAATCGCGCAATTGAGCGCCTCATTGCGATGTTCCCCGTCCAAGAGCAGGATTATGCGCGCCAGTTGGTCACGGGTACATTGCAAGCTGTTGTCGTACAAGCGCTGGTGCCGCAGATGGGCGGCGGGCGTATTCCTGTCCATGAAATACTCCTCAATAATGCTTCAGTACGATCATTTATTCTTTCTAATCGTTTGCAGCAGCTTGGCAATGTCATTGCGTCTTCTCGGGCGGAAGGTATGCTGAGTTTTGATACTGAACTCGCTTCCCTCGTGCGCAGTCAAAAAGTATCGCTTGAACATGCGCAAGAGATCGCGCGAAGCAGAGATGTTTTTGACAGTTTGGTAAAGGGATATATTAAATAA
- the gpmI gene encoding 2,3-bisphosphoglycerate-independent phosphoglycerate mutase: MLQPLVLISLDGFGISPIDDKNPIAMAKKPVMDDLLAHYPYGILDASGVAVGLPWGEVGNSEVGHLNLGAGLVVYQSLPRIGISIENKTFYKNEIFVQAAEHVKKNKSRLHILGITSTGGVHGHIEHMKALLRLVKEQKIKDVFVHAITDGRDSAPQAGVGFIQDLQKTMKELKTGTIATLCGRYYAMDRNNAWDRTQRAYDLIMLGTGSQSTDPIAALKDAYAKKIDDEMFEPVCIIDRKKNPIALIQDNDAVIFSNFREDRARQIARAIGVGDSFDGFKREKRPGNIFFATMTEYEEGLPSHVAFPPQHIQKPFGAILAEQGMKQLRIAESEKYAHVTYFFNGGEEKTYPGEDRILVPSPKVKTYDLKPEMSAYEVADKLVDAIKKKKYDFCLVNFANPDMVGHTGNLEATVKAVEVIDECVGKVVEANKKVGGITMITADHGNAEGLVDMVTGRVDKEHSTTPVPFYFIDESRRKDRTPEEVEMLRHEVNVIGILADVAPTMLDLIKLKASPEMTGRSLLNDLM; the protein is encoded by the coding sequence AATACTTGATGCATCGGGCGTCGCCGTTGGGTTGCCCTGGGGCGAAGTGGGAAATTCCGAAGTGGGCCATTTGAATCTCGGCGCCGGGCTTGTCGTCTATCAGAGTCTGCCGAGAATCGGCATCTCTATCGAGAATAAAACGTTTTATAAAAATGAAATTTTTGTCCAGGCGGCTGAACACGTGAAAAAAAACAAATCTCGCCTGCATATCTTGGGTATTACCAGCACCGGCGGAGTGCATGGGCATATTGAACACATGAAAGCCCTGCTTCGCTTGGTTAAAGAACAGAAAATCAAAGATGTGTTTGTGCACGCGATCACCGATGGACGCGACTCTGCTCCGCAAGCCGGTGTGGGATTTATCCAGGATTTGCAAAAAACAATGAAAGAATTGAAAACCGGCACTATCGCAACACTCTGTGGCCGCTACTACGCCATGGATCGTAACAATGCATGGGATCGCACGCAACGCGCGTATGACCTCATCATGCTTGGCACAGGATCTCAGAGCACGGATCCGATCGCTGCCCTCAAAGACGCATATGCAAAAAAAATCGATGATGAAATGTTTGAACCGGTCTGCATCATCGATCGTAAGAAAAATCCAATCGCGCTGATTCAAGATAACGACGCAGTGATCTTTTCAAACTTCCGCGAAGACCGCGCACGCCAGATTGCTAGAGCCATCGGTGTTGGGGACTCCTTCGATGGATTTAAGCGCGAGAAACGCCCTGGCAATATATTTTTCGCCACCATGACAGAATACGAAGAAGGACTCCCATCCCATGTTGCCTTCCCGCCCCAGCATATCCAAAAACCATTTGGCGCGATCTTGGCCGAACAAGGCATGAAACAGCTCCGCATCGCAGAATCGGAAAAATACGCCCACGTTACCTACTTTTTCAATGGAGGAGAAGAAAAAACATATCCCGGCGAAGATCGCATCCTCGTCCCCTCTCCGAAAGTAAAAACGTATGACCTCAAACCAGAAATGAGCGCCTACGAAGTTGCAGACAAGCTCGTTGACGCCATCAAAAAAAAGAAATACGATTTCTGCCTTGTGAATTTTGCTAATCCCGATATGGTTGGACATACAGGAAATCTCGAAGCGACGGTCAAAGCAGTTGAAGTCATAGATGAATGTGTTGGTAAGGTCGTAGAAGCAAACAAAAAAGTAGGTGGGATTACCATGATCACGGCTGACCACGGAAACGCCGAAGGACTTGTCGATATGGTCACGGGGCGCGTGGACAAAGAACACTCAACCACGCCTGTGCCGTTCTATTTTATCGATGAAAGCAGACGAAAAGACAGAACACCTGAAGAAGTAGAGATGCTCAGGCATGAAGTAAATGTGATTGGCATCTTGGCTGATGTTGCGCCAACCATGCTCGATCTCATCAAACTGAAAGCTTCGCCGGAAATGACTGGTCGAAGCTTACTGAACGATTTGATGTAA
- a CDS encoding glycine--tRNA ligase has translation MVENMDALISLCKRRGFVFPGSEIYGGLANAWDYGPLGVELENNIKQLWWKRFVQGRDDVVGVDSALIMNPKVWEASGHIATFNDPLVEDKKTHERFRLDHLLEEHGVAVSGMTFEQMSSKVQELGLKSPAGNELTEPKQFNMMFRTHLGPVEDRDNVVYLRPETAQGQFVDFKIIQEQMRLRLPFGIAQIGKAFRNEITPGNFIFRTREFEQMEIEYFVHPNDWQKWFDFWLDLQKQWCKDVGLPESATKFVEIAESDRAHYSKRSVDTEFVFPFGQKELYGLAYRTDHDLSSHAKLSGKDMSYRDPITNEVFVPHCIEPTWGVNRTVLAVLCSAYEEVDARSGDDGAVHEKEVVLRLPKSLAPIKVAVLPLSKKEPLATKAREIATSLKKNWMCQYDETGSIGKRYRRQDEVGTPYCLTVDFDSLEDQKVTVRDRDTMGQERIGIADLTPYFAGLLGY, from the coding sequence ATGGTAGAAAACATGGATGCGCTTATTTCACTTTGCAAACGGAGGGGTTTTGTATTTCCGGGCAGCGAGATTTATGGAGGACTTGCGAATGCATGGGATTACGGCCCTCTTGGCGTAGAGCTGGAAAACAATATTAAACAATTGTGGTGGAAGCGATTTGTTCAGGGACGCGATGATGTTGTCGGTGTGGATTCGGCACTTATCATGAACCCGAAGGTTTGGGAGGCTTCGGGACATATTGCAACATTTAATGATCCGCTTGTTGAGGATAAAAAAACGCATGAACGCTTTCGACTTGACCACCTTCTCGAAGAGCATGGTGTTGCAGTATCGGGCATGACGTTTGAACAGATGTCGAGTAAGGTGCAGGAGTTGGGTTTAAAATCGCCTGCGGGTAACGAACTGACGGAGCCGAAACAGTTCAATATGATGTTTCGCACGCATCTGGGGCCCGTAGAGGATAGAGATAATGTGGTCTACTTGCGCCCGGAAACAGCCCAGGGGCAATTTGTGGATTTTAAAATTATTCAAGAACAGATGCGCCTGCGGCTTCCCTTTGGCATTGCGCAAATCGGCAAGGCATTTCGCAATGAGATTACGCCGGGTAATTTTATTTTCCGTACGCGTGAATTTGAACAAATGGAAATAGAGTATTTTGTACACCCGAACGATTGGCAGAAATGGTTTGATTTCTGGCTTGATTTGCAAAAGCAATGGTGCAAAGACGTAGGACTGCCGGAAAGTGCAACAAAATTTGTTGAGATTGCCGAATCTGATCGCGCGCATTATTCAAAACGCAGCGTTGATACCGAGTTTGTATTTCCATTCGGACAGAAGGAATTATACGGATTGGCCTATCGAACCGATCATGATCTTTCAAGCCATGCAAAATTGTCCGGTAAAGATATGTCGTATCGCGATCCGATTACAAATGAAGTATTTGTCCCACACTGCATCGAGCCAACATGGGGTGTGAATCGTACGGTGCTCGCAGTGCTCTGTTCGGCGTATGAAGAAGTGGACGCTCGAAGCGGTGATGATGGGGCCGTCCATGAAAAAGAAGTGGTCCTCCGCTTACCCAAGAGCCTTGCTCCGATTAAAGTTGCGGTGCTGCCGCTCTCGAAAAAAGAACCACTTGCAACAAAAGCCCGCGAGATTGCAACTTCTCTCAAAAAGAATTGGATGTGCCAGTATGATGAGACGGGTTCGATAGGCAAGCGCTATCGTCGGCAAGACGAAGTCGGCACGCCCTATTGTCTTACGGTTGACTTTGATTCGCTGGAGGATCAGAAGGTAACCGTGCGTGATCGCGATACTATGGGTCAAGAGCGCATCGGCATCGCAGATCTCACGCCATATTTTGCAGGATTATTAGGATATTAA